A single genomic interval of Flammeovirga agarivorans harbors:
- a CDS encoding T9SS type A sorting domain-containing protein: MKRIFTTLGHFLPKIMLPVFLCIIFDTYAQEPYIHLSAYDPSNITTNSDGKVLSWNDISGNNHHATSDLGTVEYPSSSTSFSGINGVDMGTSRNCLLLMNQADAASIFDFTGDAASNTGFSVLIAFQIDNFQGNRGDIVGNTSATSNSGFGMKHLSDGQYQFYLGGQSLSVPGAKTTQDHSIVMACNYNASTGDFTFWDSQNALTHTINVPKANFNYFKFRIGSTSNGSNYLDGMVGEVKVFNQVLSDEEFFYECSKMRDNWLKFMLPVEVLGEEGVIEPRTLTLTEEEANATKKIWMQINNLSYENKASVKVNEGEWYNLNHESVDIPIQEENRGGMAHGGYNTIRLSYNSDDFIEGENTVYFRFNDSDGISNGFRVVRFNLLDEYDENILPDTFFYEEDPDLWIGPYTDNTSINEGEDLWRNGDLWSNYLADGDNGFWYNHEIVSNVNIQAKCSDCHTQDGRDLELFSYSNKSIIERAKFHQLTEDEGRKIASYIRSLKDTHDNVNRHGRPWNPPYQPGPELEGKSIDYWAAGAGLDAVLEKDEDLLPYLFPGGVNEESVANLFNQDGGEDRTIIPMPLQFPDWKHWLPMIHPKDAFTKDGIYEETYNDRVSWTNPENSKLNPEKGIEIIREELESLPKKSDGVTVDMVQVAADPTMLAEFREAHEEFRYNFRWFLAQGSSDKQHWRARSGRGLEALADDVPLEFANTSLARLMAVKNFEIMQEFNLQDQALDYIPDHEQDHPTNRQWFHGLSMHVFEVPPHFTGCQDDNCLSFDGQSDALGTFESSLWYQLQTILAGGEGYQWWNGPVDYNYQPAYILKSSRYSGLYQPLRYYHSLSTMYKTKTWSGDLTTNDGMGFRIRVQGPWYFFGKEGEGLATKLHGFEPGYWPSLLDKIQPGMTKLVLEAQCREFIKAVRKHEIDDWTRWSSGLSASNFLDPVSKSSVIDVTTSSVSDQNTDGDDFEPLWADHMYWVIEQAINFGLDCEVINELITWSDEAWPNIDWSFDITPKVNLKFNDNANLYRDLEYIEAIISSPGENPTYEWTINGVVSDVTENKLSTGVLEPGDEVICQVNLDDSCYDTNVAIDTIGIPTDLKFLMKLNDGTWQDTEAIVACMDDNISVKLGLDIDPMVWLDAYELASSEEYEDNDKVTTWADVSGNGYDAITSNEDYAPTFTSDGFNGMPALVFGESNSSALRLLEQDKTNILDDDFTLFIVHQLDPVTAQTNTIVNKNGLSEDGMFFRVSTTGKVSISCDDQNGSGSAHGIPLTAVNMIRRDDQLVETFHNGDLDFELTLPEDAVLTNDNDLTLGQFGYNSQTRHHKGMIAEVIIFDRKISDEEQIIIEGYLAHKWGMKDILSSTSPFLYDSPLAFDIQYPNGETNTLNSKKISFDFQITKDEDYGDMIFTPDFGRLNPITIELISPDLFEDKFSTVNYSINSDHNQEGNDIEVTEKQELKLMPKEGLSNDYYWVEPNGSQMLMNTDPVWTTELVSDKNGTWQLVILDGVCSSMPAPVQVNVSTVLATGSDLPVELVSFTAKTTSNTVELNWTTASELNNDYFEVQSSTGGRQWKTLGKKKGQGNSLVTNSYLFIDEAPSLNMASFYRLLQYDLDGLYSIISPIQVFVNNINASVKVYPNPVRDQVNIISSGAIYSIQICDQLGRKQIESFGVGENSMTLNLSELKKGIYFLYVKHGNGDFIQRKLIKN; the protein is encoded by the coding sequence ATGAAAAGAATTTTTACCACTCTCGGGCACTTTCTACCAAAAATAATGTTACCCGTTTTCCTCTGCATTATATTTGATACTTATGCACAGGAACCTTATATACATCTATCTGCTTATGATCCTTCTAATATCACTACCAATAGTGACGGTAAGGTATTGAGTTGGAACGATATTTCCGGAAATAACCATCATGCCACTTCTGATTTGGGCACCGTTGAATACCCTTCATCATCCACTTCATTTTCTGGTATTAATGGGGTAGATATGGGAACATCCCGAAACTGTCTACTACTAATGAACCAAGCTGATGCAGCTTCTATCTTCGATTTTACAGGAGATGCTGCGAGTAATACAGGTTTCAGTGTATTAATAGCTTTTCAAATAGATAATTTTCAAGGGAATAGAGGCGATATTGTTGGAAATACATCGGCAACATCTAACTCTGGATTTGGAATGAAACACCTTTCTGATGGACAATATCAGTTTTATTTAGGAGGGCAATCACTTTCAGTACCAGGAGCTAAAACAACCCAAGATCATTCTATAGTAATGGCTTGTAATTATAATGCAAGTACAGGCGATTTTACATTTTGGGACTCTCAGAATGCTTTAACTCATACCATAAATGTTCCTAAAGCAAATTTCAATTATTTTAAATTTCGTATTGGTTCCACTTCGAATGGTTCAAATTATTTAGACGGAATGGTGGGAGAAGTGAAAGTATTTAACCAAGTGTTATCCGATGAAGAGTTTTTCTATGAATGTAGTAAGATGAGAGATAACTGGTTGAAATTTATGCTTCCTGTAGAGGTATTAGGAGAAGAGGGGGTCATTGAACCAAGAACTCTGACACTTACTGAGGAGGAGGCAAATGCTACAAAAAAAATATGGATGCAAATAAATAACTTGAGTTATGAAAATAAAGCATCAGTTAAGGTCAATGAAGGAGAGTGGTACAACTTAAACCATGAGTCTGTAGATATACCAATACAAGAAGAAAATAGAGGAGGAATGGCTCATGGAGGATATAATACAATAAGATTGAGTTATAACTCTGATGATTTTATTGAAGGTGAAAATACGGTTTATTTTAGGTTTAATGACTCTGATGGAATTTCAAATGGCTTTAGAGTTGTTCGTTTTAACCTACTAGATGAATATGATGAAAATATTCTTCCAGATACGTTTTTTTATGAAGAAGATCCTGATCTATGGATAGGACCATATACAGATAATACATCGATTAACGAAGGAGAGGACCTGTGGAGAAATGGAGATTTATGGTCAAATTATTTAGCGGATGGAGATAATGGATTTTGGTATAATCATGAAATAGTTTCCAATGTAAACATTCAGGCAAAATGTTCTGATTGTCATACCCAAGATGGCAGAGACCTGGAGTTATTTTCTTACTCCAATAAATCAATTATCGAAAGAGCTAAATTTCACCAACTTACAGAAGACGAAGGTCGAAAAATAGCCTCTTATATTCGTTCATTAAAAGATACTCATGATAATGTAAACCGTCATGGAAGACCATGGAATCCACCATATCAACCGGGTCCTGAGTTAGAAGGGAAATCTATCGACTATTGGGCAGCTGGAGCAGGTCTAGATGCAGTACTGGAGAAAGACGAAGACTTACTTCCTTATTTATTTCCAGGCGGTGTCAATGAGGAGTCTGTAGCGAACCTTTTTAATCAAGATGGAGGTGAGGACAGAACAATCATACCCATGCCTTTACAGTTTCCAGATTGGAAACATTGGCTTCCTATGATTCATCCAAAAGATGCATTTACAAAGGATGGTATTTACGAAGAAACATATAATGATAGAGTGTCTTGGACAAATCCAGAAAACAGTAAACTAAACCCTGAAAAAGGGATCGAGATAATCAGAGAAGAGCTTGAAAGTCTACCAAAAAAGAGTGATGGTGTAACTGTTGATATGGTACAAGTGGCTGCAGATCCAACCATGTTGGCTGAATTTAGAGAAGCACACGAAGAATTTAGATATAATTTCAGGTGGTTTTTAGCACAAGGTAGTTCTGATAAACAACATTGGAGAGCAAGGTCTGGTAGAGGTTTAGAGGCTTTAGCGGATGATGTACCTCTAGAGTTTGCCAATACCAGTTTGGCTAGACTAATGGCGGTAAAGAATTTTGAGATTATGCAAGAATTTAATCTTCAGGATCAAGCTTTGGATTATATTCCTGACCATGAGCAAGACCACCCAACAAATCGCCAATGGTTTCATGGTTTATCAATGCATGTTTTTGAAGTACCGCCTCATTTTACAGGTTGTCAGGATGATAATTGTTTATCATTTGACGGTCAGTCAGACGCTTTAGGTACATTTGAATCTTCACTTTGGTATCAACTTCAAACCATCTTAGCAGGAGGAGAAGGGTATCAATGGTGGAATGGCCCTGTGGATTATAATTATCAGCCGGCCTATATATTAAAAAGTTCTAGGTATTCAGGTCTGTACCAACCATTACGATACTATCATTCGTTGAGTACAATGTATAAGACCAAAACATGGTCTGGTGATTTAACGACAAATGATGGTATGGGTTTTAGAATCAGAGTACAAGGCCCTTGGTATTTTTTTGGTAAAGAAGGAGAAGGATTAGCAACAAAATTACATGGTTTTGAACCAGGATATTGGCCAAGTTTATTGGATAAAATTCAACCTGGAATGACCAAATTGGTGTTAGAAGCACAATGTCGAGAATTTATTAAAGCAGTTAGAAAACATGAAATTGACGATTGGACGAGATGGTCATCGGGATTATCGGCATCTAATTTTCTAGATCCTGTTAGTAAGTCTTCAGTGATAGATGTGACCACTTCTAGTGTTTCAGATCAGAATACAGATGGTGATGATTTTGAACCACTTTGGGCTGATCATATGTATTGGGTTATTGAACAGGCGATAAATTTTGGTCTCGATTGTGAGGTGATTAATGAACTTATTACCTGGAGTGATGAGGCGTGGCCTAATATTGATTGGTCGTTTGATATTACTCCAAAAGTAAATCTTAAATTTAATGATAATGCCAATTTATACAGAGATTTAGAATATATAGAAGCTATTATTAGTTCTCCAGGAGAAAACCCAACTTACGAATGGACAATTAATGGTGTAGTATCAGATGTTACTGAAAATAAATTATCTACAGGGGTACTTGAACCTGGGGATGAGGTGATCTGCCAAGTAAACTTGGATGATAGCTGTTATGATACCAATGTTGCTATAGATACAATTGGGATACCTACAGACCTTAAATTTCTGATGAAGTTAAATGATGGGACATGGCAAGATACTGAAGCAATTGTAGCCTGTATGGACGATAATATTTCTGTAAAGTTAGGTCTAGATATTGACCCTATGGTCTGGTTGGATGCGTATGAATTGGCGAGTAGTGAAGAATACGAAGATAATGATAAAGTGACCACTTGGGCAGACGTTTCAGGCAATGGTTATGATGCTATTACATCCAATGAGGATTACGCACCTACATTTACCAGTGACGGATTTAATGGAATGCCAGCATTAGTCTTTGGAGAAAGTAATAGTTCGGCATTAAGGTTACTGGAACAGGATAAGACAAATATTCTGGATGATGATTTTACCTTATTTATTGTACATCAATTAGATCCTGTAACTGCCCAAACAAATACCATCGTCAATAAAAATGGTTTAAGTGAAGATGGGATGTTTTTTAGGGTTTCAACAACAGGAAAAGTGTCTATTTCTTGCGACGACCAAAATGGTTCAGGGTCAGCTCATGGTATACCATTAACTGCGGTTAATATGATAAGAAGAGACGACCAATTGGTAGAGACTTTTCATAATGGAGATTTAGATTTTGAATTGACTCTTCCAGAAGATGCTGTTTTGACAAATGATAATGACCTTACATTGGGCCAATTTGGTTATAATAGCCAAACGAGACATCATAAAGGGATGATTGCTGAGGTAATCATTTTTGATAGAAAAATTTCTGATGAAGAACAGATAATTATTGAAGGGTATTTAGCCCATAAATGGGGAATGAAAGATATTCTTTCTTCTACAAGTCCGTTCTTGTATGATTCACCACTCGCCTTTGATATCCAATATCCTAATGGTGAAACCAATACACTAAATAGTAAAAAAATCAGCTTCGATTTTCAAATCACAAAGGATGAAGATTATGGAGATATGATTTTTACACCAGATTTTGGAAGACTTAATCCGATTACAATAGAATTAATATCACCAGATCTATTTGAAGATAAATTTTCTACGGTAAACTATTCGATTAACAGTGATCACAACCAAGAAGGTAATGATATTGAAGTGACGGAAAAACAGGAACTTAAACTTATGCCAAAAGAGGGCTTGTCAAATGATTATTACTGGGTTGAACCTAATGGTAGTCAAATGCTTATGAATACAGACCCTGTTTGGACAACGGAGTTGGTAAGTGATAAAAATGGCACTTGGCAGCTGGTGATTTTGGACGGTGTTTGTTCTAGTATGCCTGCTCCAGTACAAGTTAATGTTTCTACGGTTTTAGCCACTGGAAGTGATTTGCCTGTTGAGTTAGTTAGTTTTACAGCAAAAACTACTTCGAATACAGTAGAATTAAATTGGACTACAGCAAGTGAATTAAATAATGACTACTTCGAAGTTCAGAGCTCTACAGGTGGTCGCCAGTGGAAAACGCTAGGAAAAAAGAAAGGTCAAGGGAACTCATTAGTAACAAATAGTTATTTATTCATAGACGAAGCACCTAGTCTAAATATGGCTTCTTTTTACCGATTACTTCAATATGATCTTGATGGATTATACAGTATTATTTCCCCAATTCAGGTATTTGTCAATAATATTAATGCTTCTGTGAAGGTATATCCAAACCCTGTTAGAGATCAAGTGAATATTATTTCATCAGGTGCAATATATAGTATCCAGATTTGTGATCAGTTAGGTAGAAAACAAATTGAAAGCTTTGGGGTAGGAGAAAATTCAATGACTCTAAACCTAAGTGAATTAAAGAAAGGGATTTATTTTCTTTATGTAAAACATGGTAATGGTGACTTTATCCAAAGAAAGTTAATCAAGAATTAA